The proteins below come from a single Pedobacter aquae genomic window:
- a CDS encoding M13 family metallopeptidase: MKLSITAMAIGLSMATFQLFATEPKTSDDKNKKEAKKFIDPANMDFSVKPGNDFAQYANGIWVKNNPIPAKETRWGSFYELRDFNINAVKTILNTAAAKTGAPAGSPERRVGDFYKAAMDSVTIEKLGYTPIKADLAKIDALKSTSDIINAIATLRTQGIASPVFGFYIGQDRKNPQLMVAQLSQGGTTLPDRDYYLKDDARSAKIRDAYSQYVQKLFTLTGSTAEEAKKHAATVFSLEKSFAAAQMSRLEMRDPYKTYNKFAVADFSKTTPHLNWTALMAKMKVQGEDTILVSHPKFFKFADSLLTNTAVADLKTYLKWNVIKNAASHLSSEFVKANFEYSRVLSGQKVQTPRWQRMSSLTDGTIGDLLGQLYVQQHFKPEAKARMKELVNNLSIAFEKRIKTLDWMSEETKVKALDKLHAFTPKIGYTDKWETYDGLVIKPNMHFQNVRNSGEWAYQKMISRLGKPVDKTQWGMTPPTVNAYYSPVMNEIVFPAGILQFPFFDPNADDAVNYGGIGSVIGHEMSHGFDDSGSQYDKDGALRNWWTADDLARFKAKSADLVQQYNNYKVLDTIPVNGKLTLGENIGDLGGLNIAYEAFKMTEQGKSNTKIDGFTPDQRFFLSWAQVWRGSSLPETAAQLIIVDTHSPNEFRTIGPVVNMDAWYTAFDVKPGDKLYKAPENRIKIW; encoded by the coding sequence ATGAAATTGAGCATTACCGCTATGGCCATTGGTTTAAGTATGGCTACATTCCAGTTGTTTGCCACAGAGCCTAAAACCTCTGATGATAAGAACAAGAAAGAAGCAAAAAAATTTATTGACCCTGCCAATATGGATTTTAGTGTAAAGCCAGGCAATGATTTTGCACAATATGCTAACGGTATCTGGGTTAAAAACAATCCTATTCCAGCAAAAGAGACAAGATGGGGTAGTTTTTACGAGCTTAGAGATTTCAATATCAATGCCGTAAAAACCATTTTAAATACTGCTGCTGCTAAAACAGGCGCCCCGGCTGGTTCACCCGAAAGAAGAGTTGGAGATTTTTATAAAGCCGCTATGGATAGCGTAACCATTGAAAAATTGGGTTACACACCTATAAAAGCAGATTTAGCTAAAATAGACGCTTTAAAAAGTACTAGCGACATTATTAATGCCATTGCTACTTTACGTACACAAGGTATAGCTTCGCCAGTTTTTGGCTTTTATATTGGTCAAGACAGGAAGAACCCGCAATTAATGGTGGCCCAATTAAGCCAAGGCGGCACTACCCTACCAGATAGAGATTATTATTTGAAAGATGATGCTAGAAGCGCAAAAATAAGAGACGCTTATAGCCAATATGTTCAAAAACTATTTACGCTAACAGGTTCTACAGCAGAAGAAGCTAAAAAACATGCTGCTACTGTTTTTAGTCTAGAGAAATCATTCGCTGCGGCACAAATGAGCCGTTTAGAAATGAGAGACCCTTATAAAACTTACAATAAGTTTGCGGTTGCAGATTTTTCTAAAACTACGCCACACCTAAATTGGACGGCTTTAATGGCTAAAATGAAAGTCCAAGGAGAGGATACCATCTTAGTGAGTCACCCTAAATTTTTCAAATTTGCTGATAGCTTATTAACCAATACAGCTGTTGCCGATTTAAAGACTTATTTAAAATGGAATGTCATTAAAAATGCTGCTTCGCACCTGAGCTCAGAGTTTGTGAAAGCAAATTTTGAATATTCAAGAGTTTTAAGTGGCCAAAAAGTACAAACCCCACGTTGGCAAAGAATGTCTTCTTTAACTGATGGTACCATTGGTGATTTGTTAGGACAATTATATGTACAACAACACTTTAAGCCAGAAGCTAAAGCAAGAATGAAAGAATTGGTAAACAACCTTTCTATTGCTTTTGAGAAGAGAATTAAAACTTTAGACTGGATGAGTGAAGAAACCAAAGTAAAAGCGCTTGATAAATTACATGCTTTTACACCTAAAATTGGTTATACCGATAAATGGGAAACTTATGATGGCTTAGTGATTAAACCTAATATGCACTTCCAAAATGTTAGAAATTCTGGGGAATGGGCTTATCAAAAAATGATAAGTAGATTAGGGAAACCAGTAGATAAGACACAATGGGGAATGACGCCACCAACGGTAAATGCTTATTACAGTCCGGTGATGAATGAAATTGTTTTCCCTGCTGGTATTTTACAATTCCCTTTCTTTGATCCTAATGCGGATGATGCTGTAAATTATGGCGGTATTGGTTCTGTAATCGGACATGAGATGTCTCATGGTTTTGATGACTCTGGTAGCCAATATGATAAAGATGGAGCTTTACGTAACTGGTGGACAGCAGATGATTTGGCAAGATTTAAAGCAAAATCTGCCGATTTGGTACAGCAATACAACAATTACAAAGTGCTTGATACCATCCCGGTAAACGGTAAATTAACCTTAGGTGAAAACATTGGTGACCTTGGCGGATTAAACATTGCTTACGAAGCGTTTAAAATGACCGAGCAAGGAAAATCAAATACAAAAATTGATGGCTTTACCCCAGATCAAAGATTTTTCTTATCATGGGCACAAGTTTGGAGAGGCAGCTCTTTACCAGAAACAGCTGCTCAATTAATTATTGTCGATACACACTCGCCAAATGAATTCAGAACCATAGGTCCTGTAGTCAATATGGATGCTTGGTACACTGCATTTGATGTAAAACCTGGAGACAAACTTTACAAAGCACCAGAAAACAGAATAAAAATCTGGTAA
- a CDS encoding valine--tRNA ligase: MSISKTYNPKEAEAKWYQYWLDHKFFKSVPDEREPYTIVIPPPNVTGVLHMGHMLNNTIQDVLIRRARMKGKNACWVPGTDHASIATEAKVVAMLKEKGINKKDISREEFLKYAYEWKDKYGGIILEQLKKLGASCDWDRTAFTMDPALSEAVIDTFIHLHKKGLIYRGVRMVNWDPKGLTAVSDEEVIRKEVNQKLYYIRYFLSPQSADGGQQTTDLQYLIIATTRPETIMADAAICINPNDERYSHLKGKKVFIPLINKEISVIADEYVDMEFGTGCLKVTPAHDLNDYELGIKHHLEVIDILNDDGTLNEKAQILVGEDRFIARKKIAILLEEAGHLEKVEDYKSQIGFSERTDAAIEPKLSMQWFCKMAEMAGPALDYVNNGDVKLIPDKFINTYRHWMEHVKDWCISRQLWWGQQIPAWYAPNGEVVVAKTAEEALDQFKNLKSEFANLKSSDLRQDEDVVDTWFSSWLWPISVFDPTVCGHPEAKGNADVNYYYPTNDLVTAPEILFFWVARMIMAGHEFRGEVPFKNVYLTGIVRDKLGRKMSKSLGNSPDPLDLIAQYGADGVRVGMLLCSPAGNDIMFDESSCEQGRNFANKVWNAFRLVKGWEVDETLPNVNETTIAWFDNRFNEALAEIESNFNQYRLSEALMASYKLVWDDFCAWYLEMVKPAYQQPIDAATYKATVAYFENILKLLHPFMPFLTEELWHDEVFGARAATDCCIIAQMPESKAVNAQLLKEIEVVKQVVSEIRNIRNTKQISPKEALNLAIKVSSDINFESYKAIIAKLANISEMSYTPDKLSGAASFLAGRDEFFVPLAGNIDTEAEKEKINKEIAYLEGFLKAVDAKLSNERFVQNAKPEVVANEQNKKADAEAKIKILKESLAAFL; this comes from the coding sequence ATGAGCATTTCTAAAACCTATAACCCCAAAGAGGCAGAGGCAAAGTGGTACCAATATTGGCTAGATCATAAATTCTTTAAATCTGTTCCGGATGAAAGAGAGCCTTACACCATTGTTATTCCTCCGCCAAATGTTACAGGGGTATTACACATGGGGCACATGCTTAACAATACTATCCAAGATGTATTGATTCGTAGAGCCAGAATGAAAGGTAAGAATGCTTGTTGGGTACCTGGTACAGACCATGCCTCTATTGCTACCGAGGCCAAAGTTGTTGCCATGCTTAAAGAAAAGGGCATCAACAAAAAAGATATTTCTAGAGAAGAATTTTTGAAATATGCTTACGAGTGGAAAGACAAATACGGAGGTATCATCCTAGAGCAATTAAAAAAACTAGGTGCTTCTTGCGATTGGGATAGAACAGCTTTTACCATGGATCCTGCTTTGTCTGAAGCCGTGATAGATACTTTTATCCATCTACATAAAAAAGGACTTATTTATCGTGGTGTAAGAATGGTAAACTGGGACCCTAAAGGTTTAACAGCCGTTTCTGATGAGGAAGTCATCCGTAAAGAGGTAAACCAAAAGTTGTATTATATTAGGTATTTCTTAAGTCCACAGTCAGCAGACGGCGGTCAGCAGACTACTGACTTACAATACTTAATAATAGCTACCACCCGTCCAGAAACTATCATGGCTGATGCCGCCATTTGTATCAACCCAAATGATGAACGTTACAGCCATTTAAAAGGTAAAAAAGTCTTTATTCCATTAATCAATAAAGAGATTTCGGTTATAGCCGATGAATATGTGGATATGGAGTTTGGTACCGGATGTTTAAAAGTAACGCCAGCACATGATTTAAACGATTATGAATTGGGTATTAAACATCATTTAGAAGTTATTGATATTTTAAATGATGATGGTACTTTAAACGAAAAAGCACAAATTTTAGTAGGCGAGGATAGGTTTATCGCTCGTAAGAAAATAGCTATATTACTAGAAGAAGCGGGGCATTTAGAAAAAGTTGAGGATTATAAATCTCAAATAGGTTTTTCTGAACGTACCGATGCCGCCATAGAACCTAAACTTTCTATGCAGTGGTTCTGTAAAATGGCAGAAATGGCTGGCCCGGCCTTAGATTATGTAAATAATGGTGATGTTAAACTGATACCAGATAAATTCATTAATACCTACCGCCATTGGATGGAGCATGTGAAAGATTGGTGTATTTCTCGTCAATTGTGGTGGGGACAGCAAATACCGGCTTGGTATGCGCCTAATGGAGAAGTTGTAGTTGCTAAAACAGCCGAAGAGGCTCTAGATCAGTTTAAAAATCTAAAATCTGAATTCGCAAATCTAAAATCGAGCGATTTACGCCAAGACGAAGACGTTGTAGATACTTGGTTTTCTTCATGGTTGTGGCCGATATCGGTTTTTGATCCAACGGTTTGTGGTCATCCAGAAGCTAAAGGAAATGCCGACGTAAATTATTATTACCCAACTAATGATTTGGTGACTGCACCAGAAATTTTATTTTTCTGGGTAGCCCGTATGATTATGGCTGGTCACGAGTTTAGAGGCGAAGTACCTTTCAAGAACGTATACTTAACAGGTATTGTTAGAGATAAACTAGGCAGAAAAATGTCTAAATCTTTAGGTAACTCGCCAGATCCATTAGATTTAATAGCACAATACGGTGCCGATGGTGTACGTGTAGGAATGCTTTTATGTTCGCCTGCGGGTAATGATATCATGTTTGATGAATCATCTTGCGAACAAGGAAGAAACTTTGCTAATAAAGTATGGAATGCCTTTAGATTGGTTAAAGGTTGGGAAGTTGATGAAACTTTACCAAATGTAAATGAAACTACCATAGCTTGGTTTGATAATCGTTTTAACGAAGCTTTAGCAGAAATAGAAAGCAATTTTAACCAGTACCGCTTATCAGAAGCATTAATGGCTTCTTATAAATTGGTTTGGGATGATTTCTGTGCTTGGTACTTAGAAATGGTTAAACCAGCTTACCAGCAACCTATTGATGCTGCAACTTATAAAGCTACTGTTGCTTATTTTGAAAACATTTTAAAGCTATTGCATCCGTTTATGCCTTTCTTAACAGAAGAATTATGGCATGATGAGGTTTTTGGAGCAAGAGCAGCAACAGATTGTTGTATCATTGCTCAAATGCCAGAAAGTAAGGCTGTAAATGCACAGTTGTTGAAAGAAATTGAGGTGGTTAAACAAGTGGTATCAGAGATTAGAAATATCAGAAATACCAAGCAAATTTCACCTAAAGAAGCTTTAAACTTAGCCATAAAAGTAAGTTCAGATATTAATTTCGAATCTTATAAAGCTATTATCGCTAAGTTGGCAAACATCAGCGAAATGTCTTATACGCCAGATAAATTAAGTGGCGCTGCTTCTTTCTTAGCTGGTAGAGATGAGTTTTTTGTCCCTTTAGCAGGAAATATTGATACCGAAGCAGAGAAAGAAAAAATCAATAAAGAAATTGCCTATTTAGAAGGCTTTTTAAAAGCTGTTGATGCTAAGTTAAGTAACGAGCGTTTTGTGCAAAATGCAAAACCAGAAGTCGTAGCTAACGAGCAAAACAAAAAAGCCGATGCTGAAGCAAAAATCAAAATATTAAAAGAAAGCTTAGCGGCTTTTTTATAG
- a CDS encoding type I restriction enzyme HsdR N-terminal domain-containing protein: MFKPVPLNLPPYPFKLTQKEEQLFIYDELRKKQLVLTPEEWVRQHFVQYLIIQKKYPKGLIKLEGGLNLHQLKKRTDIVVFDKDGKADVLVECKATHVKINQDVFDQAARYNMIHQVNYLVVTNGITHAYCRMDYVNQTYQFLEELPLYINK, translated from the coding sequence ATGTTTAAACCAGTACCTTTAAACCTTCCGCCTTACCCTTTTAAGCTTACGCAAAAAGAAGAGCAGCTTTTTATTTATGATGAGCTGAGGAAAAAGCAATTGGTTTTAACACCAGAAGAATGGGTTAGGCAGCATTTTGTGCAATATCTCATCATCCAAAAAAAATATCCAAAAGGCTTAATCAAACTAGAAGGTGGTTTAAACTTACATCAACTAAAAAAACGTACCGATATTGTTGTTTTTGATAAAGATGGTAAAGCCGATGTTTTGGTAGAATGTAAGGCTACGCATGTAAAAATAAATCAGGATGTTTTTGACCAAGCTGCTAGATATAACATGATTCATCAGGTGAATTATTTGGTGGTTACCAATGGTATTACACATGCTTATTGTAGGATGGATTACGTGAACCAGACTTATCAGTTTTTGGAAGAACTGCCTTTATACATAAATAAATAA
- the holA gene encoding DNA polymerase III subunit delta, producing MTAEEIIKDIKARKLKPIYLLHGEESYYIDLIADALEQYVLSDAEKGFNQTILYGKDTEAIQVINAAKRYPMMSDYQLVLVKEAQELKLDKAADQFQAYCEKPLTSTILVLCHKYGKFDKRKKVYKVLEKTGLVFESNTIYENKVPAWIEDFIKTKKYHINPKASALLAEYLGNDLSKIANELEKLMLNVPQGQEITTKEVQDNIGISKEFNVFELQNALARKDALKANQIINYFEANPKSNPIVLVMGNLNTWFTKILKYHYVKDKSQLAKELGVNPYFVKDYDLAARNYSLGKTFQVISLLREYDLKSKGVESTGNTEHGDLMRELVWKILH from the coding sequence ATGACGGCAGAAGAAATCATCAAAGATATTAAGGCGAGAAAGCTAAAACCTATTTACTTGTTGCATGGCGAAGAAAGTTATTATATAGATTTAATTGCCGATGCGCTTGAACAGTATGTCTTGTCTGATGCCGAAAAAGGCTTTAACCAAACCATTTTATATGGTAAAGATACCGAAGCTATACAGGTGATAAATGCCGCGAAGCGTTACCCTATGATGAGCGATTACCAATTGGTGTTGGTGAAAGAAGCTCAAGAATTGAAATTGGATAAAGCTGCTGATCAGTTTCAGGCTTATTGCGAAAAACCGCTGACTAGTACCATTTTAGTGCTTTGTCATAAATATGGGAAGTTTGATAAGCGTAAGAAAGTTTATAAAGTTTTAGAGAAAACAGGGCTAGTTTTTGAATCAAATACCATTTACGAGAATAAAGTTCCTGCATGGATAGAGGATTTCATCAAAACTAAAAAATATCATATTAACCCCAAAGCATCAGCACTTTTAGCAGAATATTTGGGTAACGATTTAAGTAAAATTGCCAATGAGCTAGAGAAATTGATGCTGAATGTGCCGCAAGGACAAGAAATCACCACCAAAGAAGTTCAGGATAATATTGGTATCAGTAAAGAATTTAATGTTTTTGAGCTGCAAAATGCTTTAGCCAGAAAAGATGCTTTAAAAGCCAATCAGATTATTAATTATTTTGAGGCTAATCCAAAATCGAACCCTATTGTATTGGTAATGGGTAATTTAAATACCTGGTTTACCAAGATATTGAAGTACCATTATGTTAAAGATAAATCACAATTGGCTAAAGAACTAGGTGTAAATCCTTACTTTGTAAAAGATTACGATTTAGCAGCCCGTAATTATAGTTTAGGAAAAACATTTCAGGTGATTTCTTTATTAAGAGAATACGATTTAAAATCTAAAGGGGTAGAATCTACTGGTAATACAGAACACGGCGATTTAATGCGAGAATTGGTGTGGAAGATATTGCATTGA
- a CDS encoding EVE domain-containing protein, which translates to MNYWLVKSEPFKYSWEQFNKDGRTFWDGVRNYQARNNLKAMKEGDLVMFYHSNEGKHVVGIAKVVKEFYQDPTTEDTNWVVVDLAPVETLKNPVTLETIKNDLFLKDISLVRQGRLSVMPLKQNEFDRIIELGS; encoded by the coding sequence ATGAATTATTGGTTAGTTAAATCAGAGCCATTTAAATACAGCTGGGAGCAGTTTAATAAAGATGGTAGAACTTTTTGGGATGGTGTGCGTAATTACCAAGCCAGAAATAATCTAAAAGCCATGAAAGAAGGCGATTTAGTGATGTTTTATCATAGTAATGAAGGTAAACATGTGGTAGGTATTGCTAAGGTGGTAAAAGAATTTTATCAAGACCCTACAACTGAAGATACCAATTGGGTAGTGGTAGATTTAGCTCCGGTAGAAACCTTAAAAAATCCGGTTACACTAGAAACCATCAAAAACGATCTGTTTTTAAAAGATATTTCTTTAGTAAGACAAGGTAGATTGTCTGTAATGCCACTCAAGCAAAATGAGTTTGATAGAATTATAGAATTAGGTTCTTAA
- a CDS encoding glycosyltransferase 87 family protein, with the protein MLNGKNHSYNFHHVILACLYISTLTYIAYLIPNRTSFTPLILCLGACFIFYGLIIHDKTSTNYNKNNLFLSILLRGVLLFSFPILSDDVYRFIWDGQLIHQGINPFGNKPSDFIENPAPWVDLFLFTKMNSPDYFSVYPPVNQLAFYLSAIPGKEHLLSSVIILRSFILLFDIGNIILIKKLLKHYQKDERLVFLYALNPLVIIEFTGNLHFEAVMIFFTLLFIWMLLKNRWILASVSLALAVCSKLLPIIFLPLLIKNIGFKKAVFMSFITGFICLLLFLPFIHSEKLLMNFKGSLNLYYGKFEFNGSFYQLFRTIGWEIYNYNPIAKISKLLIALTLAGFIITYIKSKNLFEGIFWLIFIYNIFGAIVHPWYILFLVALSPFIKWRFGIVWSFLICLSYYTYSTQPYQESMVLVMVEYGLLMAFLIYEVWGLSKTQKLKTTL; encoded by the coding sequence ATGTTAAATGGCAAAAATCATTCTTACAATTTTCATCATGTGATTTTAGCTTGTTTATACATTTCTACACTTACTTATATCGCTTATTTAATACCTAATAGAACTTCTTTTACACCTCTCATACTTTGTTTAGGCGCTTGTTTTATTTTTTATGGATTAATCATTCATGATAAAACATCCACAAACTATAACAAGAACAACCTTTTTTTAAGTATTTTATTAAGAGGCGTGTTACTCTTTAGCTTCCCGATATTAAGTGATGATGTTTACCGTTTTATCTGGGATGGGCAATTAATACATCAAGGCATTAACCCGTTTGGGAATAAACCTTCTGATTTTATAGAAAACCCTGCTCCTTGGGTAGATCTATTCTTGTTTACCAAGATGAATTCTCCAGATTATTTTTCGGTTTATCCGCCCGTAAATCAGCTAGCTTTTTATTTGAGTGCGATACCTGGCAAAGAGCATTTATTAAGCTCAGTTATTATTTTAAGAAGTTTTATACTCTTGTTTGATATTGGAAATATTATCCTCATTAAAAAACTTTTAAAACACTATCAAAAAGATGAACGATTGGTTTTCTTATACGCCTTAAACCCTTTAGTGATTATAGAATTTACCGGAAACCTGCATTTTGAGGCAGTTATGATATTTTTCACCCTTTTATTTATTTGGATGCTTCTAAAAAACAGATGGATTTTAGCTTCCGTATCTTTAGCGCTTGCTGTTTGCAGTAAACTTTTACCCATCATCTTTTTACCCTTGCTGATTAAAAATATAGGCTTTAAAAAAGCTGTTTTCATGAGCTTTATCACAGGCTTTATTTGTTTACTACTATTCTTGCCTTTTATACATTCAGAAAAATTATTGATGAATTTTAAAGGGAGTCTGAATCTTTATTATGGAAAATTTGAGTTTAATGGGAGCTTTTATCAATTATTTAGAACTATAGGATGGGAAATTTACAACTATAACCCCATTGCCAAAATCAGTAAGTTACTTATTGCCCTTACTTTGGCGGGCTTTATTATCACTTATATTAAAAGTAAAAACTTATTTGAGGGTATTTTCTGGCTCATTTTTATTTATAATATTTTTGGAGCTATTGTACATCCTTGGTATATCTTATTTTTGGTTGCGTTGAGCCCTTTTATAAAATGGCGCTTTGGTATAGTTTGGAGTTTTCTGATTTGCCTAAGCTATTATACTTACAGCACTCAACCTTATCAAGAAAGTATGGTTTTAGTGATGGTAGAGTATGGTTTGTTGATGGCTTTTTTGATTTATGAGGTTTGGGGTTTATCAAAAACGCAAAAATTAAAAACAACTCTATAA
- a CDS encoding ABC transporter substrate-binding protein: MQNKTFTDQLGRTIHINYPPQRIISLVPSQTELLFDLGLDEEVVGITKFCIHPKEQFKKKVKIGGTKTLSIDKIRALNPDLIIANKEENQQEQIEVLAQEFPVWISDINTLTEALKMIKQVGELVAIKTKAIQIADTIKANFDNLIPSSKPLKAAYFIWKEPFMLAGKHTFIDDMLTYCGFENVLSESRYPEIDIETLQQLQPQVILLSTEPYPFKQQHVEALKQHFPKAFIALADGEMFSWYGSRLLLSANYFKALHKSISFI; this comes from the coding sequence ATGCAAAACAAAACATTTACAGACCAATTAGGTAGAACAATTCATATAAATTATCCACCTCAAAGAATTATTTCTTTAGTCCCATCACAAACAGAGTTGTTATTTGATTTAGGTTTGGATGAAGAAGTTGTTGGCATCACCAAGTTTTGTATTCATCCTAAAGAACAGTTCAAAAAGAAGGTTAAAATAGGAGGTACTAAAACCCTCAGCATAGATAAAATAAGAGCTTTAAATCCCGATTTAATCATCGCTAACAAGGAAGAAAATCAGCAAGAGCAAATAGAAGTGTTGGCTCAAGAATTCCCAGTTTGGATAAGCGATATCAATACCTTAACAGAGGCTTTAAAGATGATCAAGCAAGTAGGGGAGCTTGTCGCAATCAAAACCAAAGCAATTCAAATTGCTGATACTATCAAAGCTAATTTTGATAATTTAATACCTTCATCAAAACCATTAAAAGCAGCTTATTTTATCTGGAAAGAGCCCTTTATGTTAGCCGGAAAGCATACTTTTATTGATGATATGTTAACTTACTGCGGTTTTGAGAATGTATTGTCAGAAAGTCGATACCCCGAAATAGATATAGAAACTTTACAGCAATTACAACCGCAAGTTATTTTGCTTTCTACAGAGCCTTATCCCTTTAAACAACAACATGTAGAAGCCTTAAAGCAACACTTTCCAAAAGCTTTTATTGCTTTGGCCGATGGTGAAATGTTCAGTTGGTATGGGAGTAGGTTGTTATTATCGGCAAATTATTTTAAAGCTTTACACAAGAGCATAAGCTTTATCTAG
- the tig gene encoding trigger factor, giving the protein MNITQEKTGDLNAVVTVKISPDDYQEKVNKAIKEQAKKAKIPGFRPGMVPPSHIKKMYGKSILVDEINNLLSDTVNNYLQQNNIEILGQPLPKEDDSQFNWDFNDEFVFNYELGLAPEITVEFTSKDKLTQYVVKADQETLDARIKNIRRSYGKMTNPEVVEAGDVIFGEFVQLDQHNEILEGGINVTSSLRLEIVSDEKVQKSLIGLKNGDVVETFDLVNAVNDNTQIVKILKLDEENPIIPQTKFKLTVKNINRLEEADLNQEFFDKLFGEGTVTTEAEFVTKITEEIEAMMAQDADRKLAADLYQYGASKADMQLPDDFLKRWLKMTNKELSDEELDKGYDDFAKNLRWTLVENKIIKDNSIEIKYEDVLETAKQRLDAQFRMYSPQALTEEQLSQYAVQFLQTKENANRIFDEVKAQKVFDFLKTVITLDKKEIDYVKFQELA; this is encoded by the coding sequence ATGAACATTACACAGGAAAAGACCGGTGATCTTAATGCAGTGGTAACCGTAAAAATCAGTCCTGATGATTACCAGGAGAAAGTAAATAAAGCCATCAAAGAACAGGCTAAAAAAGCTAAAATTCCAGGATTTCGTCCAGGAATGGTTCCTCCTTCACATATCAAAAAAATGTATGGTAAAAGTATCTTAGTGGATGAAATCAATAATTTGCTTTCTGATACTGTAAATAACTACCTACAACAAAATAACATCGAAATCTTAGGTCAGCCTCTTCCAAAAGAAGATGACAGCCAATTTAATTGGGATTTTAACGATGAGTTTGTATTCAACTACGAACTAGGTTTAGCGCCAGAAATTACGGTTGAGTTTACTTCAAAAGACAAATTAACTCAATACGTTGTAAAAGCAGATCAAGAAACTTTAGATGCTCGTATCAAAAACATCAGAAGAAGTTATGGTAAAATGACTAATCCTGAAGTTGTAGAAGCAGGCGATGTTATTTTTGGCGAGTTTGTACAGTTAGACCAACATAACGAAATTTTAGAAGGTGGTATCAATGTTACTTCTTCTTTAAGATTAGAGATTGTAAGCGATGAAAAAGTTCAAAAGTCACTTATCGGCTTGAAAAATGGCGATGTTGTTGAAACTTTTGATTTGGTAAATGCAGTTAATGACAATACACAAATCGTTAAAATCTTAAAATTAGATGAGGAGAACCCAATCATCCCTCAAACTAAATTTAAATTAACGGTAAAAAACATCAACAGATTAGAAGAAGCCGATTTAAATCAGGAGTTTTTTGATAAATTATTTGGTGAGGGTACCGTAACCACGGAAGCAGAATTTGTAACGAAAATTACAGAAGAAATTGAAGCTATGATGGCTCAAGATGCAGACCGTAAGTTAGCAGCAGATTTATACCAATACGGCGCTTCTAAAGCAGATATGCAATTACCTGATGATTTCTTGAAAAGATGGTTAAAAATGACCAACAAAGAATTATCAGACGAAGAATTAGATAAAGGTTATGATGATTTCGCTAAAAACCTTAGATGGACTTTAGTAGAAAACAAAATCATCAAAGATAATAGCATCGAAATTAAATATGAGGATGTTTTAGAAACTGCAAAGCAACGTTTAGATGCGCAGTTTAGAATGTACAGCCCTCAAGCTTTAACAGAAGAACAATTAAGTCAATACGCAGTTCAGTTTTTACAAACCAAAGAAAATGCTAATCGTATTTTTGATGAAGTAAAAGCTCAAAAAGTATTTGATTTCTTAAAAACTGTTATCACTTTAGACAAAAAAGAAATTGACTACGTGAAATTTCAGGAATTAGCTTAA